The stretch of DNA ACCATAGGTAATGTCTTGATATATCCCACTAACTATAAACTCTACTTCTTTATTCATATAATTTAATGTCAGATTCTCACCTATATTTTTATTTATCTCCTTTGCATTAAGATATGACAAGGCTATTTCGTTATCATTAGCTGGAGCTTTCCCTTCTAGATAATCAAGGGGAAATTTAGCCTGATTGCCACTTTCTATTCGGATATTATCCCATTTGCCATCATTATTTAAAACCTGTGCACTTCCATACTGATATATAGCATATTTTTCAATATCAGCATCGTTATTTAGATGAGCTTCTAGTAGTTCTCTTTTTGCTTCTAAATCGCCTGTGTACTGGATATCAATTCTTAAATCACTTTCTCCCACACCCATATAGCTCATAAAGGAAGGATGATTTATTGTATTTTTCATATTCATAGGAAGTAGTATCAAAAATGATGAGAAAATAAAAACTAAAAATACAACTATATATTGCCTATACTTACATTTTAGCTCTCCAAAAGCTATGCTAATGTTAGGATATTTAAATCCATTAGCTGGCAGCTTATAATGTCCTTCTCTTTTTACATCATCTTCACCTTTTAGCATCTGTAGCACTGTTTTTCTAAGGTTTCTACTGATTATGACTGTACAGCCTGTTGTTACTATTACTAACTGAATCAGGATCCCTATGACTGGAATTCCCCATTTAATAAGCTCTATATTTCCTTTTGCACTTCCATAATACAAAATTACAGATTCTGAAAGATAATCTCCTAATAAAGTTCCGCCTAAGTAGCCTATGATTCCGGCAACTATAGCGATTATTACATATTTTAGCTGATATAGTTTTTTGATTTCTTTTTTAGTAAATCCAATAGCTCTCATCTCTCCTATGATACTACTTTGCTCAGCTAGAGTCGCCCTAATGATATATGAAAGACATAAAAAAGCTATTCCTATTAGAAGCATACTTATTGCCATTATGATTATAATAATGATTCCATGAGAAAAAGTATTGAGCATAGTAATTAAACTGCCTGAAATTCCAACTCCATTTGATGGGAGCTTTTCCCCTATATAATCCGTTTCTAAAGAAGCTATAGAGCCTTCCTCTAGCAAAAATTCAAAGCAATACTCCCATTCACCTAGATTATTACTTAGCTCTGAAAGATCAGCTTCATTTATTAACAATCTTTTAGATGATGTAAGCGCTGAGTTCATTTGAGCATCACGAATTATCGTAGATACTTTAAAATCTTTTGCGTAGCTTCCTTTCTCTACTCTGATACTGTCTCCTAGCTTTATCCCTAGCTCATGAGCATAATATATAGGGATACCTATTTCTCCTTTATCTATAATCGCAATTTCATTATTCATATCAAGCAAATAATCAAAGCTTTCATTTTGAGCTACAAAGCTATTATCCATAAGGCTATTTTCAAAGGATTTTCCATTATGATATAGCTCTGAGTTTTTAATATTAAGCATTTTTGTAACTTGAAAAGCCTCAATATAATCATGATTTTTTACAAAATCCTCAATTGCCTTCTCGTCATAATCTCCCTTATGCATCTGAATATAATCAGGTATCTGAGCCACAGTACTAAGAGCATTGATAGAGGTTATGCTAGTCACACCTATTCTCAGTCCTCCAGTTAGAAGTACTGCAGATAACATTAAAAAAGCAAATAATATACTCGATATAATCCTGTTTTTTCTAATATCATTTACAACCAAGTTAAATAACAGCTTCATGATAGCTCTCCCTTTCTAAAGCTCTTACATTGTTTAATCTACCTACTGATAACCCAAGCATCGCAAGTCCTACCCCCACAATTATAATCAAAAGTGCGATTCCTCTTCCTTCTCCTATTCCAATCACTCTGCCTAACGCCATAGCAAAAGCAGAATTTCCCTTCATAAATGGTTCAAATATAAAATCAGAAAGAATGCCAGATAAAGCAAAAGCTACAATATATCCTAGCTGAGAAATCATGCCTGTAAATCCGAAGACTCTTCCCTGTAGCTTATTTGGTATATTTTTTCTTATCAGAACCTCTGCTCCTATTTGAACCGCTGGCATAAAAGCAAACATCATAAACCCAAATCCCGCTATTAAAACCATATTCGCTCTTACTCCTACAAGAAAATAAAATATTCCACATCCAACTAATCCAACTGAAAGTAAGTTCACATGGGATTTAATTTCCTTCATCCAGCCTACAGCTATACTTCCTGCTATCATTCCAAATGCTATTACAGTAGTTATAATCCCTAGCTCTATTTCACTTGCAAAAGAAAGAACAAGTGGCTTACTCAGTATCTGAATAAATCCAAGACAAAATGTCGATATCGTCATAACTAAAATAAGTTCTTTGACTCCCTTTTTATCTCCTATAGCTTTGATGCCTAGTTTAAACTCACTTCTTAGATTTAATTTTGTATCTTTTGTATCTGATGAAACTTTATTTGTCATGCCTCTTTTCACAAATACAATCATAATAGCAGTTGTAAAAAAAGTCATAATATCTATTCCTATAAGAACGCTGACATTAACTATACGAAGCAATAAGCCTGCAACCATAGGAGAAATTATAAGCTTTGAACTATTGGCAAGCTGCATCATTCCACTTGCTTTTGAATACTTTTCTTCTGGCAATAAATCAGTAACAGTTGCTTTAAATGCTGGTTCAGTAAGTGCTGTAAATATAGAGCTAATACCTATTCCAATAAGTATCCAAACTAAATCAGCTTTTTTCATTACTGCAAGTATACATATGCTTAACCCTACTGCAGATAGCAACTCTCCTAAAATCATCATCCATCTTCTATCATATCTGTCAGCCAGTACTCCTCCCACTGGAGCTAGTAAAATAGATGGCAAAAAAGCACATATACTAAATATCCCTGTAGTCGTCACAGAGCCTGTAATCTTAAGAATATAAATAGCTAAACCAAAAGCAGTCATTCCACTTCCTATGCTAGAGATAGTTTGTCCTAAAATTAGTAATTTGAATTTTTTATATCCTGAATCAAAGTTATTATTAATAGGTTTACATTCATACATAATTTTCCACTCTTTCTCGACCATCGGTCGATTGATGATTAAAAAAAAACAAATGCTTTTCCATCTGCTATAGCTGTCCAAACATTTGCATTAATATTTCAAGCTCACCTTTTTTCGTTCCCAAAAGTCTTTCCATATTGCTTAAAAAAGCTTGGATTTTCTTTGGAAACTCGTCACTAGTCCA from Acetoanaerobium noterae encodes:
- a CDS encoding MFS transporter, with translation MYECKPINNNFDSGYKKFKLLILGQTISSIGSGMTAFGLAIYILKITGSVTTTGIFSICAFLPSILLAPVGGVLADRYDRRWMMILGELLSAVGLSICILAVMKKADLVWILIGIGISSIFTALTEPAFKATVTDLLPEEKYSKASGMMQLANSSKLIISPMVAGLLLRIVNVSVLIGIDIMTFFTTAIMIVFVKRGMTNKVSSDTKDTKLNLRSEFKLGIKAIGDKKGVKELILVMTISTFCLGFIQILSKPLVLSFASEIELGIITTVIAFGMIAGSIAVGWMKEIKSHVNLLSVGLVGCGIFYFLVGVRANMVLIAGFGFMMFAFMPAVQIGAEVLIRKNIPNKLQGRVFGFTGMISQLGYIVAFALSGILSDFIFEPFMKGNSAFAMALGRVIGIGEGRGIALLIIIVGVGLAMLGLSVGRLNNVRALERESYHEAVI
- a CDS encoding ABC transporter permease, with product MKLLFNLVVNDIRKNRIISSILFAFLMLSAVLLTGGLRIGVTSITSINALSTVAQIPDYIQMHKGDYDEKAIEDFVKNHDYIEAFQVTKMLNIKNSELYHNGKSFENSLMDNSFVAQNESFDYLLDMNNEIAIIDKGEIGIPIYYAHELGIKLGDSIRVEKGSYAKDFKVSTIIRDAQMNSALTSSKRLLINEADLSELSNNLGEWEYCFEFLLEEGSIASLETDYIGEKLPSNGVGISGSLITMLNTFSHGIIIIIIMAISMLLIGIAFLCLSYIIRATLAEQSSIIGEMRAIGFTKKEIKKLYQLKYVIIAIVAGIIGYLGGTLLGDYLSESVILYYGSAKGNIELIKWGIPVIGILIQLVIVTTGCTVIISRNLRKTVLQMLKGEDDVKREGHYKLPANGFKYPNISIAFGELKCKYRQYIVVFLVFIFSSFLILLPMNMKNTINHPSFMSYMGVGESDLRIDIQYTGDLEAKRELLEAHLNNDADIEKYAIYQYGSAQVLNNDGKWDNIRIESGNQAKFPLDYLEGKAPANDNEIALSYLNAKEINKNIGENLTLNYMNKEVEFIVSGIYQDITYGGKTAKVKLEFNEKDLDAYIVYVNLKEEIDIEKKASELRGILSDSKVTPVREFIAQTLGGISDTMGIVEVATVIISLFLSVLITAMILKLIMAKEQSAIAIKKAIGFSNDDLRIQLGIRILAIQIFGIGVGTILANNFGEAIFGLMLSGFGASKIKFLINPIKAYLFCPVIQILAVLIIVTVISRGVSKYHIRNQIIE